A genomic region of Nymphalis io chromosome 3, ilAglIoxx1.1, whole genome shotgun sequence contains the following coding sequences:
- the LOC126781238 gene encoding trypsin CFT-1-like translates to MKFTFSLVILKLLSCEAALRILGGRDALRDEFPFAVRLEAQLTVENINRSKNIVEYHQLCTGAVVTPKWILTAAHCYFKNISTFARYNSYFPKHMGEISPILEVYIHPQFTQRRIWANQNDVALFLSQNILVSQYAKLSAVDYKTLVGHKVSILGFGATNATKSEKPLQVLEGMMNKCFESEKDFIDFAATMMCVVPLCGLEATICGGDSGGPVVHSSGIVGVNSMSVDDCDEFTTKFKRTPGTSASIVAMISHELNWVTNVISNKGIY, encoded by the coding sequence atgaaatttactttttcattagttattttaaaattactaagttGTGAAGCTGCGCTTAGAATACTTGGAGGCAGAGATGCACTCAGAGACGAATTTCCTTTTGCCGTTCGCTTAGAAGCACAATTGACAGTGGAAAATATTAATCGCAGCAAAAATATTGTTGAGTATCATCAACTCTGCACAGGTGCTGTGGTAACTCCTAAATGGATCTTAACTGCAGCTCActgttatttcaaaaatatttcaacgtTTGCGAGATACAATAGCTATTTTCCAAAACATATGGGTGAAATAAGTCCTATACTAGAAGTTTATATTCATCCGCAATTTACTCAACGTCGTATATGGGCGAATCAAAACGATGTagcattatttttaagtcaaaatatattagtttctcAATATGCTAAGTTAAGTGCAGTCGATTACAAAACTTTAGTAGGTCACAAAGTAAGTATTCTTGGATTTGGAGCAACAAATGCAACCAAATCCGAAAAACCTTTACAGGTTTTAGAAGGCATGATGAATAAATGCTTCGAATCTGAAAAGGATTTTATAGACTTTGCAGCGACGATGATGTGTGTAGTACCATTATGTGGATTGGAAGCGACGATCTGTGGTGGTGATTCTGGCGGTCCAGTGGTACATTCATCTGGAATAGTtggcgtcaattcaatgtctgTAGATGACTGTGATGAATTCACCACCAAATTTAAAAGAACTCCAGGAACTTCAGCAAGCATAGTAGCAATGATCAGCCATGAATTAAATTGGGTTACAAACGTAATTTCTAATAAAGGTATTTATTAA